A genomic window from Peromyscus maniculatus bairdii isolate BWxNUB_F1_BW_parent chromosome 1, HU_Pman_BW_mat_3.1, whole genome shotgun sequence includes:
- the Nlrp4 gene encoding NACHT, LRR and PYD domains-containing protein 4, producing the protein MASFFSDYGLMWYLEELNKKEFMKFKEVLKQEIIQYGLKQIPWTEVKKASRENLANLLVKYYDEKKAWDVTFRIFQNINRNDLSERAAREIAGHSKIYQAHLKNKLTEDWSRKFNIPTQDFLKQKFTQDECNRFELLFVSKVTERKTHTVLLKGVAGIGKTLMLAKLMLAWSEGLVFQNKFSYIFYLCCQDVKQLKTTSLAELISREWPSPSAPIVEILSQPEKLLFIVDSLEGLNCDLTEPEWKLCDNWVEKRPVNILLSSLLRRKLLPEASLLLTATPETFDKLEDRIDYTEMKIMMGFDESSRKMYIRGVFQDKTRAQEVLRLVRANEQVFSICQVPLLCWVVATCLKNEVEKGGDLVSVCRRTTSVYTAYILNLFTPRSAQYPSQKSRELLQSLCFLAAEGVWTDKFAFSEEDLRKGGILSDDISALLDIRLLLKSRESKLFYTFFHPSIQEFCAAVFYLVKSHGDHPSKDVRSVKALLFTFLKKVKVQWIFVGCFIFGLLHKSEQEKLEVFFGHQLSQEVKQTLYQCLETISVNEDLQEEVDGMKLFYCLYEMEDDVFTMQAMSLMQHIKFVAKDYSDLIVAAYCLKYCSTLRKLSFSTQDILQHEQECSYMEKLLVCWQEVCSVLVRSNHINELQVKDTNLDESSFLVLYNHLKHPSCAPQVLEVNNVSFLCDNHLFFDLLTHNHNLQYLNLSLTFLSHSDVKLLCDIFSQTECNIEKLLVAACELSPDDCKIFASVLISSKTLRHLNIASNNLDKGIYSVCKALCHPDCVLKDLVLANCSLSEPCWDYLSDVLRRNKTLSHLDIGTNDLKDEGLKILCEALSLPDSVLKSLCLRCCLITSSGCQHLAEVLSSNQNLRCLQLAHNKIEDTGVKILCDAIKQPNCRLENLGLEACKLTSACCEDLASTFTQNKALWGVNLLQNALDRSGLALLCEALKDHNCTLHVLGLRITDYDKETQEFLIAEEEKNPYLTILSSI; encoded by the exons ATGGCGTCTTTCTTTTCTGATTATGGCCTTATGTGGTACTTGGAAGAACTAAACAAGAAGGAATTTATGAAGTTTAAGGAGGTCCTCAAGCAGGAGATCATACAGTACGGGCTGAAACAGATTCCTTGGACCGAAGTAAAGAAGGCTTCTCGGGAAAACCTTGCCAACCTCCTGGTGAAATACTATGATGAAAAGAAAGCCTGGGATGTGACCTTCAGAATCTTCCAGAACATCAATAGGAATGATCTCAGTGAGAGGGCAGCAAGAGAGATTGCTG gacACTCAAAGATCTATCAGGCTCATTTGAAGAATAAGTTGACCGAGGATTGGTCCAGAAAGTTCAACATCCCAACTCAGGATTTCCTGAAGCAGAAGTTCACCCAGGATGAATGTAATCGTTTTGAGCTCCTTTTTGTTTCCAAGGTAACCGAGAGGAAAACACACACGGTGCTTCTGAAGGGAGTGGCAGGAATCGGCAAGACACTGATGTTGGCCAAGTTAATGCTGGCCTGGTCGGAAGGCCTGGTGTTTCAGAATAAATTCTCCTACATCTTCTACCTCTGCTGTCAAGACGTGAAGCAATTGAAGACAACGAGCCTGGCCGAACTGATATCCAGGGAGTGGCCCAGCCCCTCAGCTCCCATAGTGGAGATATTATCCCAACCGGAGAAACTCTTGTTCATCGTTGACAGCCTGGAAGGCCTGAATTGTGACTTGACCGAACCCGAGTGGAAGCTGTGTGATAACTGGGTGGAGAAGCGGCCGGTGAATATACTGCTGAGCAGTTTGctcaggaggaagctgctcccagaAGCCTCGCTCCTCCTCACAGCTACCCCAGAGACTTTTGACAAACTGGAGGACAGGATCGACtacacagaaatgaaaatcatGATGGGCTTCGATGAGAGCAGCAGGAAGATGTATATCCGAGGCGTGTTCCAAGACAAGACCAGAGCCCAAGAGGTCCTAAGGCTGGTGAGAGCGAACGAGCAGGTGTTCAGTATATGCCAGGTCCCTTTGCTCTGCTGGGTGGTGGCTACTTGTCTAAAGAATGAGGTAGAGAAGGGAGGAGACCTGGTCTCTGTCTGCCGACGAACCACCTCCGTGTATACCGCTTACATCTTGAATCTCTTTACTCCCCGAAGTGCCCAGTATCCAAGCCAGAAGAGCCGGGAGCTGCTGCAGAGCCTCTGTTTCCTGGCCGCCGAGGGCGTGTGGACTGACAAGTTTGCGTTCAGCGAGGAGGACCTCAGGAAAGGGGGGATCCTCAGCGACGACATCTCGGCACTGCTGGACATCAGGCTGCTTCTGAAGAGCAGGGAGTCCAAGCTTTTTTACACATTCTTCCACCCGTCCATCCAGGAGTTCTGTGCCGCCGTCTTTTATCTGGTGAAGAGCCATGGGGACCACCCGAGCAAGGATGTCCGAAGTGTCAAGGCACTCCTGTTTACGTTCCTAAAGAAAGTGAAAGTACAGTGGATCTTTGTGGGCTGCTTCATCTTTGGCCTTTTGCACAAATCGGAACAAGAAAAGCTAGAGGTGTTTTTTGGCCACCAGCTGTCCCAGGAGGTAAAGCAGACGTTGTATCAGTGCCTGGAAACGATCAGCGTCAACGAAGACCTTCAAGAGGAAGTGGACGGCATGAAGCTGTTCTACTGTCTGTATGAGATGGAGGACGACGTCTTCACCATGCAGGCCATGAGCCTCATGCAGCATATCAAGTTCGTGGCTAAGGATTACTCCGATCTGATTGTCGCCGCCTACTGCTTAAAGTACTGTTCTACGCTGAGGAAACTCTCCTTTTCAACCCAAGATATCCTGCAGCATGAACAGGAATGTAGCTATAT GGAAAAGCTACTCGTCTGTTGGCAAGAGGTGTGCTCCGTGCTCGTAAGGAGTAACCACATCAATGAACTCCAGGTGAAAGACACCAACCTCGACGAGTCATCCTTTTTGGTTTTGTATAATCATCTGAAGCACCCGAGCTGTGCCCCTCAAGTTCTTGA GGTGAATAACGTGTCCTTCCTGTGCGACAACCACCTCTTCTTCGACCTGCTGACCCACAACCATAACCTGCAGTACCTGAACCTCAGCCTCACGTTCCTCTCCCACAGCGACGTGAAACTGCTGTGCGACATCTTCAGCCAGACAGAGTGCAACATAGAAAAGCTGCT ggTGGCAGCCTGTGAGCTTTCGCCCGATGACTGCAAGATCTTTGCCTCCGTCCTGATCAGCAGCAAGACACTGAGGCATCTTAACATCGCATCCAACAACCTGGACAAAGGGATATACTCAGTGTGCAAGGCTCTGTGCCACCCGGACTGTGTTCTGAAGGACTTAGT GTTGGCCAACTGCTCCCTCAGTGAGCCGTGTTGGGATTACCTTTCTGACGTTCTTAGGCGGAACAAAACCCTGAGTCACCTAGACATCGGCACCAACGACCTGAAGGACGAAGGACTGAAGATTCTCTGTGAGGCTCTGAGTCTCCCGGACAGTGTCCTGAAGTCGCTCTG TTTGAGGTGTTGTCTCATCACCTCTAGCGGCTGCCAGCACCTGGCTGAAGTCCTCAGCAGCAACCAGAACCTGAGATGTCTGCAGCTTGCCCACAACAAGATTGAAGACACTGGGGTGAAGATTCTGTGCGATGCTATCAAACAGCCCAACTGTCGCTTAGAGAATCTCGG GTTGGAAGCCTGTAAGCTAACCAGTGCCTGTTGTGAAGACCTCGCTTCTACTTTTACCCAGAATAAGGCCCTGTGGGGGGTCAACCTGCTGCAGAATGCCTTGGACCGCAGCGGCTTGGCTCTGCTGTGTGAGGCTCTGAAAGACCACAACTGTACCCTGCACGTGCTCGG